The Solanum pennellii chromosome 11, SPENNV200 genome contains a region encoding:
- the LOC107004674 gene encoding OTU domain-containing protein 5-B, translated as MTRILVQRGSAGASSSSSSNQNRSSTSLPGSSSSSAPTQPQASSSSQVLSALKDDDFVEEIQEQVALEESSVASSNYKGDGELLESLGSEESNNEEKIVDNEKRNGGFDSEDLTRKCDGLGVVEEENEESSVQRLARSSCPPPPPVPPPKPASLNSSPRRFLTGSSHAIRIGSSRGTAGRSTVSTRTSPAGSRPSSPRSLCESEGYNSADEQNPNFGSSYDDVERERQFEMDLRRAKGLEVKKMLEDGNCLFRAVADQVYGDSEAYDLVRQMCIDYMERERDHFSQFITEGFTSYCKRKRRDKVYGNNVEIQALSEMYNRPIHIYSYSTEPINTFHGSYNTDSPPVRLSFHHGNHYNSLVDPRRLTVGAGLGFSSLQGRNVDKDQVKAAIKAQQDQQIDNALLAEGRFYSDLELTEKEIERMVVEASRAEYVANDKFRQQLGCRETSTSNAEPSSSGARSSGSETHQEGSREVLSDCIQIMLSMGFSYARVIEAYSIFGDDVDSMVCYLIETSNSSRRKGKATE; from the exons ATGACTAGGATACTGGTTCAGCGCGGTTCTGCTGGAGCTTCATCGTCTTCATCCTCAAATCAAAACAGGTCATCAACTTCGCTCCCTGGTTCGTCTTCTTCTTCAGCTCCAACCCAGCCACAGGCGTCTAGTAGTAGTCAGGTATTATCAGCTTTGAAAGATGATGATTTCGTGGAAGAAATACAAGAACAGGTTGCTTTAGAAGAGTCCTCCGTTGCTTCTTCAAACTATAAGGGTGACGGTGAATTGTTGGAAAGTTTGGGCAGCGAAGAAAGCAACAATGAAGAAAAGATTGTTGACAACGAGAAGAGAAATGGTGGTTTTGACAGTGAGGATTTGACAAGGAAATGTGATGGTTTAGGAGTCGTGGAAGAGGAAAATGAGGAAAGTTCAGTTCAGAGGCTTGCACGTAGTTCATGTCCACCTCCACCTCCTGTCCCGCCCCCGAAACCTGCTTCATTAAACTCAAGTCCTAGAAGATTTCTGACGGGCAGTTCACATGCTATCCGGATAGGATCATCTAGGGGAACTGCTGGGCGATCTACTGTCTCAACCAGGACTTCACCTGCTGGATCCAGGCCATCCTCTCCACGGTCACTTTGTGAAAGTGAAGGTTATAATAGTGCTGATGAGCAGAACCCTAACTTCGGATCCTCATATGATGATGTG GAGAGAGAGCGGCAGTTCGAAATGGACTTAAGACGAGCCAAAGGCTTAGAAGTTAAGAAAATGTTGGAAGATGGGAATTGCCTTTTCCGTGCTGTTGCTGACCAAGTATATGGTGATTCTGAAGCTTATGATTTGGTCAGGCAGATGTGCATTGACTACATG GAGCGGGAAAGAGATCACTTCTCTCAGTTTATAACTGAAGGTTTCACTTCCTATTGCAAGAGAAAAAGGAGAGACAAA GTTTATGGCAACAATGTGGAGATTCAAGCTTTATCTGAAATGTATAATCGCCCTATTCATATATATTCTTATAGCACAG AACCAATCAATACATTCCACGGAAGTTATAATACAGACAGCCCTCCTGTTCGACTCAGTTTTCATCATGGAAATCATTACAATTCACTTGTTGATCCACGTCGACTAACTGTTGGTGCTGGCCTTGGGTTTAGCTCTCTACAAGGG AGGAACGTTGATAAGGATCAGGTCAAAGCAGCAATAAAAGCTCAGCAGGATCAGCAAATTGATAAT GCTCTTCTGGCTGAAGGACGCTTTTATTCAGATCTTGAGCTCACTGAAAAGGAGATTGAACGCATGGTAGTGGAAGCTTCTAGGGCTGAGTATGTTGCCAATGACAAGTTCAGACAGCAGCTTGGTTGTCGAGAAACTTCCACTTCTAATGCTGAACCATCATCATCTGGAGCTA GGTCATCAGGAAGTGAGACACATCAAGAAGGCAGCCGAGAGGTCCTTAGCGACTGCATCCAGATTATGCTGTCGATGGGATTTAGCTATGCACGAGTAATCGAGGCTTATAGCATATTTGGGGACGATGTGGATTCCATGGTATGTTATCTCATCGAAACCAGCAATAGCAGCAGACGTAAAGGAAAAGCAACTGAATGA